tctgaaATGTGTTCAGGAGAACTTCCTTGACTAATATAGTCACAGTCCAACGGGATAGGTTCTGGTGCTGGCGAATGAAGTGGGCCCAGTGTCTGTGCGGGGGAACACTTCGGTAAGAGCGATCATTGTACAATAATGTTTAGACAAGTAATGCAAAAGAGCAAGGAACATGCTCAAATAGAATGTTTAAATTGGCAGAGGAGATATTTCGGGTACAGAAAGTTTCCATCTCAACAAGGGTGCGAGGTAGGGGAACCATGGGGCTCCTTGAATGACGAGGGAGATAGAATATATGATGTCTGTTGGATGAATTCTTCAAGTGAGAACCaggttttggattggattggattattgtcacgtgtaccgcggttctgcgtgcagctcagacagatcattccgtacatgaaaagaaaatacataatagggcaaacataaaatacacaatgtaaatacataaacacaggcatcgggtaaagcatacaggagtatagtactattcagtagagaagatgtgtgaagagatcacatcaatccataagagggttgtttaggagttggtaacagcgaggaataagctgtttttaaatctgttggtgcgtgttctcagacttttgcatctcctgcccgatggaaaaaattggaagagtgagtaaatatGTCCTCCCGCGTGATGCAGGAGTCACAAGCAACAGGTCTTAGATGCTCATCCATGATGTAAAGAAAACAGTTTCTAATTAGTACCCTAAACTATTaaatccaaagagaaaagccctagctccctcaacctttcctcataagacctatcctgcaaacaaggcagcatcctggtaaatctcctttgcaccctttccaatgcttccacatccttcctataatgaggtgaccagaactgaacacaatactccaaatgtggtctcaccagtcatatatagttgcagcataaccccgcggctcttaactcaagccccctgttaataaacgcaaacacactataagccttcttcacggctctatccacttgagtggcaaccttcagagatctgtggacatgaaagccaagatctctctgttcctccacattcctcagaaccctgccgttgaccctgtaatccgcaatcaaatttgtcctaccaaaatgaatcacctcgcacttatcagggttaaactccatctgccatttttcggcccagctctgcatcctatcaatgtctcgttgcagcctacaacagccctccacctcatccactactccaccaatcttggtgtcatcagcaaatttactgacccacccttcagccccctcctccaagtcatttataaaaatcacaaatagcagaggacccagcactgattcctgtggtacaccgctggtaactggtctccagtctgaacattttccatccaccactaccctcgggctggtttagcacagggctgaatagttggcttttaaagcagaccatggcaggccagcagcgcaggttcaattcccgtaccagcctccccgaacaggcaccgaaatatggcgactaggggcttttcacagtaacttcatttgaagcctacttgtgacagtaagcgattgtcatttcatttgtcattgtcttctatgtgatagccagttacttatccaattggccaaatttccctctatcccacacctccttactttcttcatgagccgaccatggggaaccttatcaaacgccttactaaaatccatgtatatgacatcaactgctttaccttcatctacacacttagttacctcctcaaagaattcaatcaaatttgtgaggcaagacttaaccCTTAACGAATCCATGTTgattatcccggattaagctgcatctttccaaatggtcataaatcctatccttcaggaccttttccattaacttaccgaccaccgaagtaagattaactggcctataattaccagggtcattcctattccctttctcaaacaaaggaacaacatttgccactctccagtcctctggcactatccccgtggacagtgaggacccaaagatcaaagccaaagactctgcaatctcatcccttgcctcccaaagaatccttggatatatcccatctggcccaggggacttgtcgaccctcaggtttttcaaaattgctaatacatccttcctcagaacatctacctcctccagcctacccgcctgtatcacactctcatcctcaaaaacatggtgaacactgaagaaaagtattcattcaacgcctcctatttcttctgactccatccacaagttcccactactgtctttgaccggccctaccctcaccctggtcattcttttatttctcacataagagtaaaaagccttggggttttccttgatccgacccgccaaggacttctcatgccccctcctagctctcctaagccctttttttagctcattccttgctaccttgtaaccctcagcgACCCAACTGAACATTGTTTTCtcgtccttacatactcttccttttccctcttgacaagacattcaaccgcttttgtgaaccatggttccctcacacggccatttccttcctgcctgacagggacatacctatcaaggacacgcagtatttgttcctttaacaagctccacttttcatttgtgctttccctgacagtttctgttcccatcttatgctccctaattcttgcctaatcgcatcataattacccctccccaattataaaccttgccctgccgcatggccctatccctctccattgcaatagtgttgctctttttagccttggtctattggctctgattacgtcacctttgctcacgagtcgccaggtatctttatgataccgccacgtggttcaagttcaggttatgattaataatacagcacaccgcttagtaaggattaaaacaacggtcatttattatatacaagcaatattaataccctaatactactttctatataataaacctatcactactggccaatacttaacttaggaagagcccaccaggtcagggaaacaaatggcttgtccaatcagatctggcccgcgggattcaaaaggctgctacaggtcggtggctaggtgtctctaccggatagcgatcgctggattcaaacttacagttgccggttgctgttcttgcgaaggtctcgagcaggcgaagaggagagagagagagagatctgaacttggcccctcacttttatagggcccaggggcttcctgcctcccgggcggcccttgaccctgagtcccaagtgattggattctgtccccagtctctggggtcgatgtgtccaatggtgaggcgattccttgatcggggggtggtcgttcacctgtctttgtttcggccactgcaggcgccgacaggtctggcccggtattcaattgctaatatgttgcaattggtcccggggatagccgatttaactgcagatgtctggatagatgggctgcaaacagtcctgaatgtaactgcaaatacctgggttgatgggctgttgatagccctgagtatcgatctgggctaacttccccagagccgaatatgcaatactgtctgcagctgcctgcctgtgtcttgttagctgcttttcccagcagtctttcgggttagccatttcaaactgggttttggccagattaatcggaacgcagccattttacatggctacaatagtgaaagacaccgatttgtggtcactatctccaaagtgctctcccacaaacaaatctaacacttggcccagttcattatcgagtaccaaatccaatgtggaaccccctcttgtcggcctatccacatattgtgtcaggaaacaatcctgcacacactgtacaaaaactgccccatccaaactgttcgacctatagaagttccaatcaatatttggaaagttaaagtcacccatgacaactaccctgaaacctccacatctatccataatctgttttgcaatttcttccgccACATCTCtcttactatttgggggtctatagaaaactcctaacaatgtgaccgctcctttcctatttcggcCCATAttactcagtaggcagatccccttcaaactgactttgtgcagccgttaaactatccttgattaacaatgctactcctccacctcttttaccaccttccctacacttactgaaacatctataccccagaacttccaacaaccattcctgtccctgttctaaccatgtctccgtaatggccacaacatcgtagtcccaaatactaatccacgctccaagttcacctaccttattcaggatgctccttgcattgaagtagacacacttcaacccacctttctgtctgccggtacactcctgcgaccttgataccctcctcagtacctcactactctcaacactggcttctggactacagctcgttttcccagccccctgacaaattagtttaaacccccccccgaagagccatagcaaatttccctcccaggatattggtgcccctctggttcaggtgcaaaccgtcctgtctgtacaggtcccaccttccccagaatgtgctccaattatccacgtacctgatccACGTCCCtaaacatcttttgggttgtgggggcgaagcccacgcagacactgggagaatgagcaaactccacactggcagtgacccagagccgggatcaaacctcggaacccggtgccatgaggctgcagtggagTTTTATCGTTAAAGGAAATAAACAGATTTTTAATGTTCAATGAGAGAGAGAGCTCGGGGAGCAGTGTCGAGATGTATTGTAAACAACAATCCTGTTTGTATTGACTGTAAATTTCTggtttgtattgagctgtgttcatTTACCTGTTCAACGTTGCAAAACTTTGTCAGTTGGTTTTCATCCTGATGTGTTCATGCTGTGGGATGTGATACATTCCAGTAAACCAGTGGACAGACAAGATTACTCTGTTGGATTCCTAGGTTACAATAATTGGATATTGGGCAGATTTGTAGGGGATGTGAGGCCTTCTTATGCGGGTGGTGAGTGACGCTGGACTCGAGGAGAAcatcaggggcaagattctccaatcccgcggcaaagTGTCCACGGtgccgtaaacgccgtcgcgttttacgacggcgtgaacgggctgctcccaTGACTATTTctgggcccctacagggggccagcacggcgctggagcggttcgcgccactccagctgcagatcccggtgcgaactgtgtgccgcgggatccgtgcatgcgcagttgtgccggccacatcggagcccccccccccccccccgggccgccacctgacccttacacgccgaaggttagaacggcaccagcgggactcggctcttttcgtacggccactcggcccatccgggtcggtagagcggcccacgaccgcgccatgccaaccacgccggcgatgattctccactctgcggagaatcgcgtgccggcgttggggcagcctggcccagggctgggagaatcccgcccctgatttaagAAAAAAAATAGTTACAGTCAAGCAACTGAACTAGAGCAACTGTATCATTAATTACAGACTCTCAGTTTAATTATTAAACCTTGAACAATAAATAATTTTATTTGGAGGTTTAATAGGTCACTAGTAATCACTGGTAATCCCTAAGCTTTACTGGTAGAGGaaatttgtgtgtttttgttttggttctCTGCTCACTGTTTTGTACTGGAAAATAGAAAAATATTGACTAAGGTTATAGTCTATCTATCCTGATGGCTCATATCTTGATAGCCCATGGATAGGGAGGAGTCCATGTATTCGAAAACATCTCTGGTTATTGCAACCAGAGCAGCAAAATTCCGAACAGACTGTgacataggaacaggaagaggccaattAACCTCTCGAGCCTCTTTGCCATTTGGTGAGATGATACTTGATCATACTTTGCATGGCCATCTTTGCCTCATACCTTTTTAATACCTTTGTTAAATCtgtgattgatagatttttgttatttgtttacagTTGATCGAGCGTCCATTGCcatttgcagaagagagttccaaacttctgtaACCCTTTGTGCGTAGAAGTGTTTCCAAATTTTACTCCTGAATGATCTGGCTCCAATTCTTAGACCTATGCACCCTGGTCTTGGACTCCCCAACCAGAATTTGTTTCTATCCAGCCTAACCGTTCCCCTTCGCTAATTTGAAAACTTGGGCCaaatcacctcttaactttctaaaTTCCAAGGAATATAACTCCACATTGTAAAATCTCTCATCATAATTTAACCCTTACAATCTGGTAAACAGGCGGTGCACAACCCTTGGACATCTGTCTCTCGGAAGTCCCGGAAACTGGGTGtccttgaagaaccttttacaatgtTGGAAAGTTCCAGATATCACTAAAGGATATTACTGTTGAGGGACTTGGATGCTTGAGTGAGAAATAAAcagagtccaaagatgagcaggttaggtagattggccatgctaaattgccccttagtgtccaaaaggttaggtggggttactgggttaaggggaatgggtggaggcgtgggcttaagtaggatgctctttccaagggccggtgcacattcgataggctgaatggcctccttctacactataagttctatgattctatgaaatttgcAGGATTATCAGGAGAGTGAGGCTAGTTGAATAGATCTACCTGCACCTCAAGTTCTTAATTATGGCTGGAAGTGGTGAAGGGCACTATTTAAATCCAAGTTTTTTCCCCCCCCTTCCTTTCTTTGTCCTGTGAATCACAGCCACGTCATGTACCCTGGGTATATAGATATCTcacctctgtttccagcagttttgcCCCCTTCCATTTGTGTGCAATGATTGGAATTCTGTCTTTTCTCTCCCCCAGCATGGCAGCAGGTGGAAGAAGCGCTAGGAGCTAACCAGCAGCTGGAGAATGGGCTGTGCGCTCAGGGGCCGGTGCAGTACGTGGAGAAAATGCCAAACCAGAACTTGAAGAGTAGGTTCCAAGAGTAACTTTGAATATATAGACCTGATAGAGGGGTGGATTTTGTCTAGACTTTGCCAACCCTCCATGATTGTCCTGGAATATCCAGGATTTTAAaacgatttaaaaaaatatattgtcaGCATCATTTATCACATATCCTTAATTTcccctgagaaggtgatggtgagctgccaccttgaacctatgtggtgcaggtacacccacagtgctgttagggtgggagttccaaggttttgacccagtgactgtgaagaaatggggtgtgacttggagggaaactcacAGATGATGGTGCATTAAAGATTCATCTCCTGGTCACTAACATCTGATCCAAAGACGGCACCCccaacagtgcaggactccctcagtactgcactggaagtgTCAGTCTGGGCCATGAGCTCAAATGTCGAGGGGATGTGGGACTTGAACACACAGCCTTCTGACTGAGATGAAAGTGCTACCCACAATTGGCACAAGAATTAAAACGGGTTGCATTTTATTCCAATTTCTTTTAACACGTAATACTTATTAGTTCTAAAACTATTGGGGACGGCTTAAATAAAAAGATGAGGTCATGTGATAAAATGCCGGAATAAATCCATTAAGATTCAGTGGCCCCTTAGCTAAGACACGGATCAGAGCCAACCCAGTTGAGATCTGAAATCTGTGCTGAATTAGCTGATCTGAGATGAGGATGCAAGAATGGTTTAATTGCTGCTGGAGTGGAGAGGGGAAATAGTCAGTGGCCCTGGCTGGGAGTGTGCATGCACTGCAGGCCATTGAATGAGGTGTGGCTTTGCTGCCCTCTGTGGGCAATCTGCTGAATTTAAAACCCATGGAGCTCACAGGGCCAACAAGGGCACTGATTTATAGTGACTCTGCTGTACCCGCCTTGGGAGTGTTGATGTAAATAATGTCATGCAAATGTGAGGAGTTACGTATGCACACCAGTCTCTTGGGATCCCGCACTGTTTCAGCAAGTGCTGTGCGTTAAAATGTTACCCACTTTGTTTCCTAGACTTTGTCCCGATCGATCTCGAAGAGTGGTGGGCAAAGCAATTCTTGGCCAATATTCAGAACTCACCCTAAAGTCAGACAGGAACAGCCTCCTCTTACAGGGCAGATCGTCAGCAGCCAGTTAACACTTGGACTTCTTCAGATCTCTCCCTACTCTGTGATTCACACACAGCGAAGACATTTTTTGTTAAACCTGGATCGACTAGGACTCTCTACAATGACCGTTGACTTCAGCTTCGACTGGGTGAAATTCTCACGCCAATGAGCAATAAAGCAGCAAGTCTGTGGGAAAGACCATCCAAAATGTCTATTGTTTCAAAAGATATTTCTCTTTATTTTGTTTTTGAAGGGTTATGTGCTCCGTCTGCACCAGCATACATCTGATGACATTGCTGTGGAGTATCTAGGCCCAAGCTACAGCTGCACACCTTGTGCCTTGAAAAGCACCACAAAATGTGCCTGGGGCCATGAATATTACACAGGGACTGAGAATGCATGCACCCATCTCAATCAAGGAACAGCAGCTACTTAAAAACTAACCCCGTCCCACATGGAGACAACACTGCTCTAAAATTCATCCAGTCCTTTGCAGGAATTTAGTTTTCATTGTCCAACCTGTTTTGTGCCATCTCACGATCAGCAGCAGCCTCGGCTTGCAAGCAAGAAATTCCAGTTTTGCTTATACAGTATATTGTGGTGTTGAATAAATCATGTTTATTTCtcccatcaccccttcccccaacacACATCAAGCGAGCATTAGTGTATTTTCGGTACACTGCCGGTGTTGCTACAGACGTGACCGATTTGCAGCTTACCAGTGCCATGGTAATAGCTTCCTCTGGGCCAGTGAGTGTGACACTCCCCCACTACTATCCTGATTTCAAGGTGTGAGGATTGGAATTGAAGTAGTGGGAACTGGTAACCCTTCATCCCTCCTCTTGCAGAACAGCCTCTTATCATCTCAccccctcagggggggggggggggaaaggaggaacatttggaCCTGTCTATCTCCGAGGATGGGGGTGGTAAAGCTAACCTCTGTAATCCAGTCCATACAGAAGTAGCTGTTGATCAGTTAGTAGTCACCTTTTGAATGCGAATGATAGCAACATTTGTAGATCTGATACTCAACATATACATACTTGTGCTTCACAGGGATCTGTATTCAAACAAGATCCCAGTTTGGGAGAAGGGTGGGGACCACATTATTCCTGACGATACAGGAAGAGTATTATCAGATAGAGGGGTGTGGTGCTGCAACTTGTTACATAAAGAAAGGGTGACACTGAGGAAGAGCTGTTTAAAAGCACACCCATTAGCATTGCTGGCCTCATCCAAAACTACAAATGTTAGAACTCCTGAAGTCTCAGTTAATGAGGCAGTGTCAGTTTGTTGCTGATTTGCAGGGCTTATTTGTAAACCGGCAGATCATCAATTAGCTAGTGCAATCTGAGTTTAATCAAATCTCAGCCTCCCGCAGGTCTTGCTCGTACTCCATTTTAATTTATAGATTTAAGTTGCTCGTTCAGTTCTCTGAACTTCTGTCCTcgagaatgaggttcagttgctccaCACACTCTTAAGCTATATTTGGGAGATGTTTACAGTATTCTGGGAGTTCCAATGTTATCAACTGAGGGTGGTACATGTGATTTAAAAGCACTTGCGGTGGCAATGTGCAAACACCGTCTGATGTACTGAAACTACCTTGTTCACCCCTGCCTTAATGCCCAGTATAGTTGAGGAGCCAATGACTGCAGTATGGGTAAACAGCTAAACCAGCACTACAAACTACCAATCACAACATGGCCTTCTGATAGCATTCACGATGGTGGCTTAGCCTacctgagggggtttggggaggggtattTTTAGATGTGAAGGTTCACCTGGACATGGGCCTGATGAGTTGTTTAGCGTGTGGTACTTAGCAAATATTTAAACAGCCCATTTACCTCAGTTCATGCCATTTCCTCAGGCAGTTTCTTGCTTTCCCTCCATTATCGTCCTGCTTTATTTCTGTACCCTTCCTGATTGCTTGCAGTTACTTTCAATCCCGATCTCTGGTTAGATAACATCACTATTCAACATCTGCCCTACTCTGATTTTCATTTTCTAAAATTGTGGGGTgcttggggaatgagagagatttTATTTAGAATCCCTGTCATGTGATTTCATTTCTTTGCCTTTAAAGCCCGGGCTTTATGCACAGTCCCCATCCCACACTGGTTATTCTAGTCCACTTCAGCTAGGGTCAGTTTGGAATTTTGCCTCATCATCCCTATAAGATGGCGACTAGatgtattggctatgctaaattcccccttggtgtccaaaggtgggGTTAGAGGATAGGGGCAGGGTAGATTCGATGGCCTCCTATGAATTGGAATGTATGACCTGCCTTTGGCATTCATGGCACTGGGCTGTTTAACAGGAGGTATTCCCAGCTCTGAGCCAAAGGAGCTAAATTGTAGAAAGTGGTGCAGGTACCCCCACACCATGGTGTGATGAGATAACTCTTCACAAAATAAACAGGACATAATTTTAATTGGGATTTTCGGTTGCTTAATAGCTACTCTGTAAAAATACAGTACTGGATCCCTTGAATGTGTCTGTGGGAAGGATGGTGTGCCCTTAACCATGTTGAATTGGATAGACTTCTTTCGATATAACATAACGTGGCAACAATGGGAGATTGAACCCAGTTTTAATTTGTCACTGAACAGAACATTAAAGTGCTTCTAAATCTTCCACCGCCAGAGTAGGTGGGGGACTGACCTAATGCCTTTAAGAACTCCATTTGGTGTGCGGATTAGGCTGGGGGACTGAATCATCTTTATACTGAGCTGAGCAATATATCATTAATGTTTTTCTAACTAGGCAATGAGTTCTATTTTCTTACACCATAACTAACAGTTGGAAAGGGGAAGAATTGCAGTGCTTAAATCAGAGAACTGAATGAGACAGGACTCCGGCGAGAGGTCCAGTGTTTGAAAGGCCATCCTGTCCTGACTGGAAGCCAGAGGGCAGAATGTGACCAAACCACAGTCCAGGTGTGACTCTTAAAAGTGAACTTGCATCTCTTCTGAGCCTGTGTATGTGTAAAAATAAATCAAGCTGGATGATTAATCTGAGAAGaatataaaaaaataaaattaagatTGTTTACCAAATCTATTCCTTCAAGAAGTTTTTGACCTGTGTGTGGAAATTGGCCCACATTTTCTGTGGATGGATATTGGTCTGCATCGATCCTgtaatgtacctctcctgggaatgtTCGAATGTTACTCTTTCTatcccatgctgtacttgtcccggGAGTATTTGGTGGAGTTGGTGTAGAACAAGTCTGGGCAAACAATAGCACGCGGGCCACTGTAGTTGCACTAGTGAAAGCACGGGCAGTTGCAGTGTGAGCCGAATGTACATGTCCAACTTCCTGAAACCTGGCTGATTGGTATCAGGAGTTATCCTGGAGAGTTTCAAGGGATGTCCTCAAGGAGAACAAAAGTATTTCAGGGTAAGTTGGAGTTGACCAATGTTTCGGAGGCCAGAGGCAGGCTTTTCTCTGGGAGCACGTGTGGCTGCCATGCCAAAATAGGTGAGGGTGCATGGAGCAGCAGATGGAACAACACCAAGGTAAGTGGCTATTTACATTACTGTTACATTGTAGCTTTTATTTTCATTTGGCTTTTGCAAGTATGTTCAAAGTAATTTCTGAACTTCAAATTATTTTACAATACCCATAGGAAAAGTCAATTCAACTCTTGTGGTTTTGTTCCCCATTTATTTTTATTCCCTCATTGAAGGGGCTAATCCTTGTTGAGGTCTGTGTCATGGGTGCTGACAGTCCTGGATTTGAACCTGGTAATCTTCAGGTGTGCATTGGCATAGTAATACATCAAAGTGTGCTTACACCCAGAAGAAGGGTTATATCTAGAATATATAAAAAACTTGCATCGATGTGTGTGTCCTGCCAACGTTTTATATTATGAATTCCTATAGCCATATTTGTAATGATACCAGGGAGGTGGAACTTCAGTTTAAGGGGgttcagtggggagatgagaaaagCTGGTTTTATTTACCTTTAACAAAGGATAGATATaataggtgttcaaaatcatgaaggatatTGATTGGGTAAATAAAGAAGTTTTGCCAATCAGAGGATACAGCTAGCTTTAGGATAATTGAAAAGAACCACCAGATGGTAGCACATTTATAAGCCAGCAAAAACTTGATCTACAATTCTACTGGTGGACAAGGGAtttggatattgaaggaagtgaagaGTGCAGGGTTTAGGTTAGGATTTTGTGTTTTTCAGACATCACAGTAAAGCAGCATTTATAT
This genomic window from Scyliorhinus torazame isolate Kashiwa2021f unplaced genomic scaffold, sScyTor2.1 scaffold_1810, whole genome shotgun sequence contains:
- the LOC140407688 gene encoding uncharacterized protein isoform X2 — protein: MDREESMYSKTSLVIATRAAKFRTDCDIGTGRGQLTSRASLPFAWQQVEEALGANQQLENGLCAQGPVQYVEKMPNQNLKRLCAPSAPAYI
- the LOC140407688 gene encoding MAPK regulated corepressor interacting protein 2-like isoform X1 is translated as MDREESMYSKTSLVIATRAAKFRTDCDIGTGRGQLTSRASLPFAWQQVEEALGANQQLENGLCAQGPVQYVEKMPNQNLKNFVPIDLEEWWAKQFLANIQNSP